From Nicotiana tabacum cultivar K326 chromosome 20, ASM71507v2, whole genome shotgun sequence, one genomic window encodes:
- the LOC107800642 gene encoding F-box/FBD/LRR-repeat protein At1g13570: protein MMYPTGKRQYRYRTLPPDILSNLPRKVIDEILMCLPLRDAVRTSILSKRWRYKWRRLPQLTLEHTLWKKEENITDLTSNFSEIVSHILVYHAGPVKKFSLCIPYLDRCSNIDSLINFLSRNGIQHLVLRLPIRGSSYELPPLFFTCFQLRHLTLHNCSIHHPPHFKGFDWLISLELRDVTISSMLLERLISRSPLLEQLVLHISGALSNVIKISAPVLRSFDYTGNIRSVFLKNVPLLAKFSLSHREYHVAAGNCNIVKLFESFSALEHLHLNDMSFVAGAGEIPTRLPFNLNCVKHLCISSIYLSDLGEVSCALCLIRSFPYLQYMEMKVEASDDNDIPALESLDVESFSDVTFNHLREVKLIQTNGTIPEMQLMKLLLAKSPRLVRMLIEPCLVEESATVKILAELTKLKRASPKAEVVYKLDKRPNLGPF from the exons ATGATGTATCCTACGGGCAAAAGGCAGTATCGCTATCGAACTTTACCTCCTGATATACTTAGCAACCTTCCTCGCAAAGTAATTGATGAAATTCTTATGTGTTTGCCTTTGAGAGATGCTGTGAGGACTAGCATCTTGTCAAAGAGATGGAGATATAAATGGCGTAGACTTCCACAATTGACGCTTGAGCACACACTttggaaaaaagaagagaatataACAGACCTTACAAGTAACTTTTCAGAGATTGTCAGCCACATTTTAGTCTATCATGCAGGACCAGTTAAAAAATTTAGCCTCTGCATTCCTTATTTGGACCGATGTTCTAATATTGACAGCTTGATAAATTTCCTTAGTAGAAATGGCATTCAACATCTTGTTCTTAGACTTCCAATCAGGGGTAGCTCGTACGAGTTGCCGCCATTGTTTTTCACATGTTTCCAGTTGAGGCATCTGACTCTCCATAATTGCTCAATACATCATCCACCACACTTTAAAGGGTTTGATTGGTTAATCAGCCTAGAACTACGAGATGTTACAATATCTTCCATGTTGCTTGAACGTTTAATCTCTCGATCCCCGTTACTTGAGCAGTTAGTGCTGCATATCTCAGGTGCTTTAAGCAACGTCATCAAAATTAGTGCTCCCGTCCTGAGATCCTTTGACTACACAGGCAATATAAGATCTGTCTTTTTAAAAAATGTTCCTCTTCTGGCAAAATTTTCACTTTCGCATAGGGAATATCATGTGGCAGCAGGAAACTGTAATATCGTCAAGTTATTTGAGTCTTTTTCTGCTCTCGAGCATCTTCACTTGAATGACATG TCCTTTGTTGCAGGAGCAGGTGAAATACCGACAAGGCTTCCGTTTAATCTTAATTGTGTCAAACATCTTTGTATATCTAGTATTTATCTGTCTGACTTGGGTGAGGTTTCATGTGCTCTTTGCTTGATAAGAAGCTTCCCATATTTACAGTATATGGAAATGAAg GTGGAGGCTAGTGATGACAATGATATACCGGCTCTGGAATCTCTTGATGTGGAAAGCTTCTCAGATGTGACATTTAATCACCTCAGGGAAGTTAAGCTAATACAAACTAACGGCACAATCCCTGAAATGCAGCTTATGAAGCTTCTGTTGGCCAAGTCTCCCAGGCTTGTGAGAATGCTAATCGAGCCATGTCTCGTTGAAGAATCTGCAACAGTCAAAATACTTGCTGAGCTGACAAAACTTAAGCGGGCATCACCTAAAGCAGAAGTTGTATATAAGTTGGATAAGCGTCCAAATCTCGGTCCTTTCTGA